Within the Flavobacterium sp. N502536 genome, the region AATTTTAGCTTTTCAAAGTCGAATTGTTTATAAATCGTTACTCCTAAAATGATTGCGACAATCAAAAAAGTAAACGATATTGATCTTTTTTTTTCCATTTTTTAAGGTTTTATAGGTATGTTAATTGGTATTCTTAGAATAGCGACAACTCTTCTTGCGGGTATCCTTCCCAACAGAATAGGATGTAGCTGCTTTTAAATCATAGCAGTTTTTTTGTTGATTTTTCCTTTTAATCCGGCAGAAAATTACTTTCTGGAAAATAAATTCTCTACCACCCAGGCAGGGCCAATCATTAAAAACTGAAGATCTTTTAGAAAAGAAGGTTTTTTTCCTTCGATATTATGTCCGTAGAACTGTCCGATCCAGGCAATCGCAAATACACCGATGGAAAATATCCATAAAGGGAAAACCTGTCCGATATAAAAATTTACAACCAGACAAATCGCCGAAAAAACAGCAATCTTTAAGGCCATGGCTACCGATAAACGGATGTAAAAAAGGAGCACAAAAACTAAAACAACAGCAGCCCAGTTTTCGATAACAGGAGCGTTTAGTTTCAAAGTATCAGAAATGATATTGCTTGGAATACTCATTAATAAACCTACGATCGAAAAGTAAATAGCAGGTACGCAAACATAATGAATCGCCTTGTTTTTGGGGTTCTGATGACTTACTGCGTACTCATCAAACCATTGTTCTAATGTTCTCATTGTTTTTGGTTTAGGATCGTAAATCTACTAAAATTTCTTTTAGTTTTATCAATTTTGAACTTTCCCGGAAATGAATACGCTCAAATTTTAGAGTAAACACTCAAAAAGTAGCGTATTTGTCTTATTGTGATAGTTTTATGGCCTTATGGAGTATACCGTTGTTTTTTTACTTGTTAAATTTGTGTAATTTTAAAACAAATCTTGTTAAATTATTTAAGGTATGTACGATAGTAAAAATAAAAAAAAGAAGGTTGTAAGAACATCTATTGCTCTGCATCATAGAGAAGATCAAATAGAGAATACACTAAACGAGTTTGATCTTTCTGTATATCCCGGAGATGAAAATGATATTTCACGTGACAGATTTATAAAAGCAAAAATAACTTTTGGGATACTTGTTCTTCTTGCTTTTTTATTTTCCTTTATTGCATTACTCATCATGAGATTTATCAATTAATGACACAGAGAAGTTTCTTTCTGATGATAATCAAAAACATTGTCCCATAAGGCGTCGATCGTAACAAGCGCCTGGTTTAAAGGGATTACGCTCCATTTGCCATTAAATTCAATACCAAGTCCCATCTTTTTTAATTTCAACAAAGCATCCTGTACATCAAAATCAAGGTCTGTATTTAGTTTTGTTGCAAACCACGATTCAATTTGAGTATCAAGCTCGTCGGCTGTAATAGGAGATTCATTTTTGTACAAAAAGGTATACGCCAGTATGGTTTCCTTCAATACCTCTTCTTCAGAGGAATTTAACAGTGAATAAAAAGCACCGCTGTTGTTTCCAAGATTCTTAAAATACAGGCTATCCGAAAGTATTTTTGAATATTTAATCTTCTTATTGACAAAGTTGCTGTACTGACGGAACAGGTAAAGCGATAGAATTCCCAGTGCTATTAAACCCTGATTCAAAGAAGCTTTGCTGTTGAGTAAATCAATCGTTTCGCCCGATTGATATGCGCCATACATGCCAATCAAAGCCGGGATTACAGTCGTACTTAAAAGAGAAATTCCACCTCCGATTCCGGGAACCCAAAAAAACAATTTATCCGTGGTAGACATTCTCGGAATGGCATTTGGGAATATGGTTTCGAGATCGTTTTTAGGAACGCGTTTAAAGATTTTTAAAGCAACCGATCCGGGTTCAATGGGCATTTTCCCCAACTTCACTTTCTTTTCCTTTATATAATCCTCTTCGCTGTAATGCAGATAAATTAAAACGCGGTCGTAATATTCGATTTCAATTTCTTTCTTCCAGAAAAAATATTTTTTAATCTTTTCTTTTGCTTTATGATGTCCCCGAACGTATAATTCATAATCCTTAAAGGCATTAAAATCAATAGAGAGTTTTAAGCCGATTAAGTCTGAATCTTCAAAAGCTTCGTCCAGTGTTTCCTGATCTATCCGACGATAATTTCCCTGTTCTAAAACCGTAAGCAAGGTTTCTTTGAAAATACTGAAATCGCTTTTGCCTTCAAAACTTTTACGCTCTTTCGGGCTTAAATCCGGGTCAAACAAAGCATAGTTTTGTTTAAGATTCCGGTTAAGATTAAAAGCTTCGTAATGAAAATAATGCTCAATAATATCAAACAGTTTTTTGAAATCATCCACTTTTTTCGAATCGTCAGCAAAGGCACTGAATTGTTGTTCGAGTAGGAATTCTTTGTTGAAAGGAATATAATGTTCTCGTGTCATAGAGATTTAAAGGGCTTTGTTTTTTTAAAGGGTAAAGATACAAAGGTTCAAAGTGATTTTGTTTTGATCACAATAGAGTTTTTGAAGTTTGTTTTCGTTTTAGATTCATCAGAGATGGAGTTTTTGCTGCTACCCAATCAAATGAAACTTTCCGCAATAAAATACAATTAAAAAAGTGAGATTTTTAATCGTTGGCATCGATTAGAAATCCCACTTAATTGTTCCAAAAAAAATGACATCATTTCATAATTTCCCTTTGGGAAAACTACAGGTTTAAATAAAAATTATCCACGGCAATTTTACCACTTAATAAAGTTCCGGCAACCCGTATTTATACCTGTTTTTGAGTTTTTTTACGTCAGGAGTGCAAGTGCAAAAAGGACAGTCTTTTGCTTTGATGCTAAGTGTTTTAAGTCTTTTTTCAAAGCTTCCTGTCTTTGCAGTGCAGTTGAAGAAGGTTTTTTTAGGGTATTAATTCCCCTCCGATTTTTTCAATTCTATTATTTTATTGATGTATTGGATGAGATTTTCTTTTTCTACCGAAAAGGGAGCTTTTTCATCTTCGGTGCTCAGGTATAAGTGCGCAATACTTTCGGCGTCCATATTTTCCTGCACATAATGATACTCAATATATTTTATAATGCTTTCTACAAAAAGCTCCTGCAGCCTGCCTTTTTCTATCGTTTCTTCGTCCTTGTTTTTTATTTTTTCTATTTCCGATTCCGGTAAATCAATAGTGAGGTAAGTAGTATCTACAGCCACATTAGAAAGCATTTCTTCGCTCGCTTTTCCTGTAGCATTGCAATACGCACAGGGGCCTGGCGCCCATTTTAATTGTTTGTTTAAACGTTTTATGTCTTCCCAATCTACAAAACCTTTTCCGAGACATCTGGGGCATCCTGAATTTGATTTTTTAAACAGAAAATTAAAAAGAGTCATTTTTCTAAAAATTTGGTTAAAGTTTTATAGCCTCGCGAAGATAAATTATTTATGTAAGAAAAATATTTTTAAAGCAGATTGTTTTTTGAGATTTTAAACATTTTAGAAGTAGGAAAAGCAGCAGATTTTTGCCTTGTAATGGGAACTGTTTTTGGAGTACAGAAATTGGAATGACGAATTGGGCAAGCAGATCGATGTATAGCTATTCAGAATTCAGGAAAATGTGAGAAAATAGAATGTTTTTTATCAGGAGCAGAATCAAATTCAAAAAGTTTTTGCTTAAATTTATGCACCTCAAATTTAAAGAGAATCTACACGTTAAAGTAGCCGGAATAACAACCGGGAAGAGCATTGTGCCTCAATGAATTATTTTTAGCCATTATTACTATTATTTTTAATGTTTGTGTAACAGAAATTGTGAACGAACGTCTAAGTAATGGGCATAATCGTTAGCAAGCCTCTGGATTATTTTAGATTCGGAATTTCTTATAATCCATTTTTAAGTAAGATTTACAATTCATCGTGGTCCTGTAATTCGTTGATTATTTCATGTATCATTAAAGTAGAAAAATATGGTTGTTGAAGTTTTTAAGACAAATGTGCAAAAAGAGGCAGATAAAGATTATGTCATTGCCGTTATTCAAACCCAATTTCCCGATTATAAAATCAACTTTGATTTAGAAGATTGCGATAAAATATTGCGTATAGAAGGTATTGATCTGGAACCCGATAATATTATCGATTATGTAAATTGTTTGGGATATACTTGTGTAAAATTAGAATAATTAGACTATGATAAATTTTATTGTTTTTTGCTTTTTACTGTTAGTGAAACAGTTTTAAGAATCCGTTTTTTTGAGATCGGAAAGTTTTCTTTCCTATAAGTACGCATTATTTTTTAAATTTGTGTTCTTATGAAAAAAAAGCCTTCCTTTTTTGACTTTACTCAAAAGGTCAATTATAAAAACGAAATTTTAGCGGGATTAACAGTTGCGATGACGATGATTCCGGAATCATTATCGTTTGCAATTCTAGCCGGTTTTCCGCCTTTGGCAGGCTTGTATGCTGCTTTTATAGCGGGCTTGGTTACCTCGGTTTTTGGAGGGAGACCCGGAATGATTTCGGGTGGGGCAGGAGCGACCGTTATTGTTTTAATCGCTTTAATGAAATCGCACGGCATCGAATATGTTTTTGCAGCCGTCGCACTTGGAGGGATCGTTCAGATCTGTGTTGGACTTTTTAAACTCGGAAAATTTATCAGACTGGTACCACAACCAGTGATGTACGGTTTTGTAAACGGGCTTGCAGTAGTGATCTTTATGTCACAGCTGGAACAGTTTAAAACCGTTGTGAATGGCCAGACGACATGGCTGCAAGGTTCTCCTTTGTATATTATGTTGGGCTTAGTTGTGCTTACGATTGGGGTTGTAGTGCTTTTTCCAAAGATAACAAAAACAGTTCCGGCTTCTTTGGTGGCTATTATGGTCGTATTTGCCATCGTACTAATCTTTAATATTGAGACCAAAACAGTTCAGGATATTGCTTCTGTGCAGGGAGGATTTCCACCGTTTCATATTCCGAATATTCCACTTTCTTTTGATACCTTAAAAATCATATTTCCGTACGCAGTAATTGTTGCCGCTGTCGGTTTAACAGAAGGTTTGCTGACTTTGAACCTTGTTGATGAAATAACAGGTACAAGAGGCAATAGTAACAGAGAGTGTATTGCTCAGGGAAGCTCCAATATATTGAATGGGTTCTTTTTTGGGATGGGCGGCTGTCCAATGATTGCGCAGACACTGGTCAATCTTTCTGCCGGTTCGAGAGCGCGACTTTCGGGAATAATCGCTTCGTTGACTATTTTAGGAATCATTCTTTTTGGAGCGCCTGTCATTGGAAAACTGCCAATGGCTGCTTTAGTAGGAGTGATGATGATGGTGGCGGTTACCACTTTTGAATGGACGAGTTTCAGAGTCATTAATAAAATGCCGGCACACGATATCTTTGTCGGGATTTTAGTAGCGGTAGTCACTATTTTATTGCACAATCTGGCTTTGGCAGTTTTGATTGGGGTGATTGTTTCAGCCCTTGTTTTTGCCTGGGAAAGTGCCAAAAGAATTCGTGCCAGACATTATATTGATGAGACCGGAATAAAACATTATGAAATTTACGGACCCTTATTTTTTGGTTCGATTGCTGCTTTTGTAGAGAAGTTTGATGTGGTAAATGATCCTGATCATGTGATCATTGATTTTAAAGAAAGCCGAATTGCAGATATGTCCGCTATTGAAGCATTGAATAATTTGACAAAAAAATACAGTCAGTTAAATAAAGTGATCGAATTGCAACATTTAAGTGAAGATTGTATTGTTTTACTTAAGAATGCTGAAGCTGTTATTGCCGTAAATGTAATTGAAGATCCAACGTACAAAGTAGTCTCTTAATTAGATAATTTGGCAATTAGATAATTAGAAAATTCTATGCGTAACGAACAGCAATTATCTAATTATCTAATTGACACATTCCCAAATTATTTAAGCATGCTGCTAACCTCGCTAAACTTTCCGTCGACTTCATCGATTTGTAAGCCCAGTAGGTGTGCAATTAAAGGATATACCGAAACATTCTGGAAGGATCTTACTGTTTTGTTTACTTTAAAGGCTGGACCTTTTGCGTAAAAAATGGCCTGCATGTCTTTCTCTTTGTTGTCATATCCGTGTGTGCCTCCGTTTACCTTCTGAGAGGATTCTTTTACCAGACTATACCCTTTTTTGGCTTCAATTACAAAATCATGAACTCTCGGATTAGTGCCGTAGTGCAGTCTTTTCGGAACCTCGTTTGATCTCCAGAATTTAATATGAGGTACTTTTTTTAAAGCTTTTGCGATAGAATCCTGAAAGCCCGGTTTTGCCTGCAGGCTCATAATTGGGTTGATTACGGCTTTGTAATCCAGCCATTCGGGTTTTAGATACTCCAGAATCGCTACCTTTTTATCGTTGCTAATATTGGCCATTCCGTGATCTGAGACGATAATTAAATTGATCTGTTTTCCAATAGGCAATTGATCCAGTTTAGAAGATAAGAGTCCCATAAGAGTATCCATCTTTCTGATTGCTTTTTCGTTTTCAGGAGAAAGCGGACCAAATTGATGCCCTGAACGATCGGGCTCATCAAAATAGAGGCTGATAAAATGCGGACGCTCTTTTTCCGGAAGCTGCAGCCATTGAAGTACAGTGTCGATTCGGGTTTCGTAAGGGATTTTGTCATCGTACTTTTTATAGATACCCGGCCTTTTCTGATCGGTATCTGAACCCGGCCAGAAAAAAGAAGCTGCCTTTATACCCTGTTGTTCGGCAACATTCCAAATGGGATTTCCACCATAAAAACGGGAATCATTTTTGGCATTTGTCGATAGTGAAAAAGATTCGTTTAGCGCTGCATCATAAAAAACATTATTAATAATTCCGTGATGATCAGGATAAAGTCCGGTCACTATTGCATAATGATTAGGGAAGGTTTTGCTCGGATAAGAAGGTCGCATTGATTTGGCGTGAACACCTTGTTTGGCTATCTTTTCAAGATTTTGAAGTTTAAAATGTCTGGCATAATCCCAACGAAATCCATCCATAGAAACTAAAACGACGTAAGTATCTTTATTGGTTTGCGCATTTAAAATAAAAGAAAGCGAGAAGAAAAGTACAGATAGGAGAGCGGTAAAATGCTTTTTCATTGTTGTAATTATTGAGTTGCAAAGTTATCAATAACCACTTTCATGCGCAAAAACAGAATGTTAAACAATCATAAAGTAAAAATTGTTTGCTACAGATTAAAAAGATTCTCACAGATTGTAATCTTTTTGATCCTTTAATCTGTGGCTAAAAAAAAACAGTGTAATTCGCGGCAAAAAAAAACGCCAGATAGAAATCTGGCGTTTTGAATTTGGAAGAAAAGAACGATTACATCATTCCTGGCATACCGCCACCCATTGGCATTCCGCCAGCGCTTTCTTCTTTAATATCGATTAATGCACACTCAGTAGTTAAGATCATTCCCGAAACTGAAGCAGCATTTTCAAGAGCCACACGAGTTACTTTTTTAGGATCAATAATACCAGCTTTAAGCATGTCAACATATTCGTCAGTTTTTGCATTGTAACCAAAGTCACCTGAACCTTCACCTACTTTTGCTACAACTACAGAACCTTCAAGACCTGCATTTTCAACAATAGTTCTTAATGGAGCTTCAACAGCGCGAGATACAATCTGAATTCCGGTTGCCTCGTCAGCGTTATCCGCTTTAAGGTCGGCCAAAGCAGCTTTTGCTCTTAGTAAAGCAACACCACCACCGGCAACAATTCCTTCTTCAACAGCAGCACGTGTTGCGTGTAACGCATCATCAACTCTGTCTTTTTTCTCTTTCATTTCAACTTCAGATGCAGCACCAACATAAAGAACAGCAACACCACCGGCCAATTTAGCCAAACGTTCCTGTAATTTTTCTTTATCATAATCAGAAGTTGTAGTTTCCATCTGACCTTTAATTTGGTTCACTCTGTTTTTGATGATATCTGCTTCACCAGCACCACTTACAATTGTAGTGTTGTCTTTATCGATAGAAACTCTTTTTGCTGTTCCTAACATTTCGATAGTAGTGTTTTCAAGGGTATAACCTCTTTCTTCAGAAATTACAGTTCCACCAGTCAAAATAGCGATGTCTTCTAACATTGCTTTTCTTCTGTCACCAAAACCAGGTGCTTTTACAGCAGCAATTTTTAAAGCTCCACGTAATTTGTTCACTACAAGAGTTGATAAAGCTTCTCCGTCAACATCTTCAGCAATGATTAATAATGGTTTTCCTGATTGAGCAACTGGCTCTAAAACAGGTAGTAATTCTTTTAAAGAAGATACTTTTTTGTCGTATAATAAGATGTATGGAGCGTCTAATTCAACTTCCATTTTCTCAGGATTTGTTACGAAGTAAGGAGAAAGATATCCTCTGTCAAACTGCATACCTTCAACAACATCTACAAACGTATCTGTTCCTTTGGCTTCTTCAACAGTAATAACCCCTTCTTTACCTACTTTTGCAAATGCAGTAGCGATTAGTTCTCCAATCACTTCGTCATTGTTTGCAGAGATAGAAGCAATTTGTTTGATTTTATCAGAATCACTTCCTACTACTTTTGCTTGTTTTGCAAGATCAGCAACGATTGCTTCAACAGCTTTGTCGATACCACGTTTCAAGTCCATTGGATTTGCTCCTGCAGCAACGTTTTTTAAGCCTTCTTTTACGATTGCCTGAGCTAAAACTGTAGCAGTTGTAGTTCCGTCACCCGCTAAATCATTGGTTTTAGAAGCTACTTCTTTCACCATTTGTGCGCCCATGTTTTCTAATGGGTCTTTTAATTCGATTTCTTTTGCAACCGAAACTCCATCTTTAGTAACTGTTGGTCCACCAAATGATTTTCCGATAATTACGTTACGACCTTTTGGTCCAAGAGTTACTTTTACAGCATTTGCTAATGCATCAACACCACGTTTCAATCCGTCACGTGCTTCAATATCAAATTTTATATCTTTTGCCATTTTTTTAATTTTGTTTAAAGTTTGGTTTGTTTCAAGTTAATGAAGTTCTTAATTCTTAATACTTCGTACTTAAGACAATATTTTTTTAGATTATCGCCAAGATATCATCCTCACGCATAATCAAATAATCAGTTCCTTCCAGTTTTAATTCTGTTCCTGCATATTTACCATAAAGAACAGTGTCGCCCACTTTTACAGTCATTGTGTGATCTTTTGATCCGTTTCCTACTGCAACTACAGTCCCTTTTTGTGGTTTCTCTTTGGCAGTATCCGGAATAAAGATTCCTGAAGCAGTTTTAGTTTCAGCTGCAACAGGCTCAATAAGTACGCGGTCTGAAAGCGGTTTTATGTTTAAAGCCATGATTTTATAATGTTATTAGGTTATACGTTTTTTAATGTTCTAGAAACTTTCAGAAACTGTGCCATGCTCTTAAAACTGACATTATTTCTTAAAAAAAATGCCAGCTTTGACAGGCTGGCATTTTATATTGATATCGAAAATTATTATTTTGCTGCAGGTGTTGCCGGAGCAGGTGTTTGTTGAGCCGGAGCAGCTGGTGTAGTAGCAGGCGCCTCAGTTTTTTCAATGATTTTAGACTCACCGTCACTTAATGATCCTGTGAAGCTTAAGCTGGAAAGCAAAATTAAAGCAATCAAAATAGTAGCTAATGTCCAAGTACTTTTGTCTAAAAAGTCAGTTGTTTTTTGTACTCCACCTAACATTTGAGTTCCGCTGATAGTAGAAGACAATCCGCCTCCTTTAGGGTTTTGTACCATGATTACTACGATCAATAGAAAGCAAACTATTGTGATTAAAACTAAAAAAATTGAAAATGTGCTCATTGTTTAAATATTATTGTTATTTTGTTGTAAAATCTTTATATCCGAAATACGGTCTGCAAAGAAACTAATTTTTTCTGGATATTTCAAAATTAATATTTCATATGCTTGTATTGCTTTGGTGTATTTTTTTTGTTCCAAATATACTCTGGCTAAAGTTTCAGTCATTAAGTAGGAATTATCCTCTTTATTAGGGTCGGATACTACTGTTTGTGTTATTGCAGTCTGTTTGATCGGAGAGATTTTCGGATTGGTTTCGATGAATTTATCGATCAATTCCGCCTTTTTCTTTTTCTCATCGTCAATTGTTTCCGATTCAACTGCTTTTTCAGACTGTTTTATTTCGGTTGAAGTTTCTTCAGTTCTGTCAATTGGTTCTGTTCGGGACAATTGCAGCCATTCCTGAAAAGAATGTTTCTCGTTTACCGAAAAATCTAAGGGCTGTCCTATTTCCAGGTTTTCTTCTGCCGTTTTTACACTTTCTGAAATTTCAATTTCTTTTGGTTCTTCGACTGCTTTAGGCTGTTCAGGAACAACGGTTGTTGCTTCTTTTATAGAATTTAAGATCGATTGCTCGATTGGATTCACTTTTACTTCCGCTACTTCCGCAATCTCTTCCTCTACTATTTCATCGAAAAAAGTAGGTGTTGGCTCTTTAACCGGAGGTAATGCAGCTTCTTCCGGAGCTAAATTTACTTCTGGCAGCTCCGTTTTGGCAGGTTCTTCCACAGTTATTGGAGCAGTTTCCTGAGGAGTGACAGAAACAGCTTGTTCGATAACAACTTCAGCTGGTTTTTCTTCTGCTTTTACAGGGGCTTCAAAAGTTACTGCTGCCACTTCTTTTACGGTATCAATAATAGATTGCTCGATAAATGGTTTAACCGGTTCTTCTGTTGTTTTTACAGGCTCTTCAAAAGTTACTGCTGCCACTTCTTTTACGGCATCAATAATAGATTGCTCAATAAATGGTTTAACAGGTTCTTCGACTGTTTTTACAGGTTTTTCAAAAGTTACCGTTGTGGCTTCTTTTATAGAATCCAGTATAGATTGCTCGATTGGATCCACTCTGACCTCAGTTGCTTTTTTTACTTCTTCAAAGGAAACAATTTCACTGTCAAAAACTTTAATTTCGAGTAGATCTCGCAGTTTTCGGTCGTAATAGTCACTCTGAATCGAAGTGAAAGTTTCAGAAGTAATAAAGTCAAATAAAACGGTACGATCCGTAGTATGTGCTGCCGTAACTTTTAGGGCATAATTATACTTAAAGCTGTTTTGATCGTAAAGCCCTTTCAAGCGCAATGCCCTTGCACTTTGAAAATAGGGAAATTCATTCAAAACACTTCCTAATGCCTCTGCCTGTTTCTCTGTGATAGTATCAGGTTTGTTCATTAAGTAGGTATAATCCGTTACATTCATTTATTCTTTGTGTTTAATCGGTTAACTGTTAATCGTTTTATTGGTTTTGCTGTTTAATCGATTAAACGGTAAAACGTTTTAACGATTCAACAAATAAGCAAACTACCATTTTGCTAATGACTCATTGAAAATATCTTGTGTGATTCTTTCAAAAATAACCTGAATTGCGGTATTCAGAGTAGCTCCGGTAGGCAGTCCCTGTCCTTCGAAATCATAGTAGAATTCAAATGTTTTTTCGAAATCATCTTTTTCTTTCTTTTTGTTCGTAAACCTAACATTTACACGAACAGTCAAACGGTTTTGAGAAGCTCCCTGATTGGCAGTTGCCGTCATTGGAGTGGTTCTGTAATCTACAATTTCTCCTTCGTAAACTAAATCACCGCTATTGCTGACTAAGTTTAAATTGGTTTGATTTTGAATCAAATCCTGTAACGTCAAAGTAAAAGTTCGGTCAATTCCAGGTTCAATTAAATCAGCATTATTCTGAAAAAAGTTAACCTGAAAAGTTTTGGCATCGATGTTTCCTGTTCCGGTAAAGTTGTAAACCGAACAACCGCTTAGAAGGAACAAGCTCATTAAGGCTAGTAAAGAATATATTTTTTTCATAATATCAATTGGGGTAAAATCCAATGTTTTAAATTCCAAATCTCAAATTCCAAATTCCAATTTTGGGGAAACTCTATTTTTTTTCAAATATAACAATTTGAATTTGGCGCTAGCGAACTGGCGGAGCAATTTGGGATTTATTTATTTAGATTTAACGTTCAAACTTGGAATTTGGGCGTTGGAATTTGAAACTTGTTTTTTTTATAAATCGAATTGTTTAATTTTTCTGTACAAAGTTCGTTCCGAAATTCCCAGTTCATCTGCTGCTGCTTTTCGTTTTCCTTTGTTTTTTTCTAATGACTTTTTGATCATTTCGATTTCTTTCTGTTCCAAACGCAAAACCTCTTCTTCTTCGATGGTTTCTGCAAACAAATAATTGTCATCCTGCATCTGATAATTCTCTTCGCGGGCAGTAGGCGTCATTACAGCGGTTCTTGGTTCTTCTTCAAAATCAATTTCGCTTTCGTTTTCCTGAGAACCGTATATTTTCTGAATTAAATTCGGATTGATATCCTGCACTTTTGTGCCGTTTTTCATTAATTCTAAGGTGAGTTTCTTCAAATCGTTCAGGTCGCTTTTCATATCAAAAAGCACCTTGTACAAGATGTCTCTTTCGGTACTGAAATCACTTTCTTTTTTATTGTCGTTAATAACAGAAGGCAAGTTGCTTCCTTCGGTTGGTAAATACGACTGTAAAGTAGCTAATGAAATATCGCGATTGGTTTCCAGAACCGAAATCTGTTCGGCCACGTTTCGTAATTGACGAATGTTTCCGTTCCATCTGAATTTTTGAAGAAGCTGTACTGCATCATCGTCTAATTTTAACGGTGGCATTTTGTATTTGTGCGCAAAGTCGGCAACAAATTTTCGAAACAATAAATGGATGTCGTCGTTTCTTTCGCGCAATGGAGGTAGCGTAATTTCGACAGTCGTCAAACGATAATACAAATCTTCACGGAACTTTCCTTTTTCGATTGCATTAAACAGGTTGACATTTGTAGCGGCTACAATTCGCACATTGGTTTTCTGAACCTGCGAAGAACCTACTTTGATAAATTCACCATTTTCAAGCACACGAAGCAAACGAACCTGAGTTGTTAAAGGTAATTCTCCAACTTCATCAAGGAAAATCGTTCCGCCATCGGCTACTTCAAAATAACCTTCACGCGTACTTGTAGCACCTGTAAAAGCTCCTTTTTCGTGACCAAAAAGCTCACTGTCGATAGTTCCTTCCGGAATAGCTCCACAGTTTACCGCAATATATTTTCCATGTTTTCTGTGTGAAAGCGAATGGATGATTCTTGGAATATTTTCTTTACCTACACCACTTTCCCCGGTTACCATTACCGAAATATCAGTAGGCGCAACCTGAATGGCTTTTTCAATAGCGCGATTTAGTTTAGGATCGTTTCCGATAATCTCAAATCGCTGTTTTATTGCTTGAACTGTTTCCATGTATGTTTTTGTTTCAAGTTTTGTTTGTTTCAGGTTTCAAGTTTCAAGTTACGCAAAGAACCTGAAACTTGAAACCTGAAACCTGAAATAACTTTTTTAATTCATTTCAGAATATCCAACAGCTTTTCCTTTTAATGTTCCTGATGTACAGCTTTCGATTTTGACATTTACAAAGTCTCCAATCTTGTAATTTTCTTTAGGGAAAACCACTGTAATGCTTTGTGAGTTTCTTCCTGAGAATTCTTCCGTTGATTTTTTAGAGACTTTCTCGACTAAAACTTCAACCGTTTGTCCTACGAATTCCTCACTGCGGAACCAGGCATGTTTTTGTTGTAAATCGACAATTTCCTGTAATCTTCTGGCTTTGGTTTCTTCTGCAACATCATCTTCCATTTTTCTTCCGGCCAAAGTTCCCGGACGCTCAGAGTAGGAGTACATATAACCGAAATTATACTTCACATATTCCATTAAACTCATAGTGTCCTGGTGATCTTGTTCGGTTTCTGTAGGGAAACCGGCGATCATATCCTGCGAAATCGATGCGTTCGGAATGATAGCTCTGATTTTATCAATCAAAGTCATGTATTCTTCACG harbors:
- a CDS encoding sigma-54 interaction domain-containing protein, which translates into the protein METVQAIKQRFEIIGNDPKLNRAIEKAIQVAPTDISVMVTGESGVGKENIPRIIHSLSHRKHGKYIAVNCGAIPEGTIDSELFGHEKGAFTGATSTREGYFEVADGGTIFLDEVGELPLTTQVRLLRVLENGEFIKVGSSQVQKTNVRIVAATNVNLFNAIEKGKFREDLYYRLTTVEITLPPLRERNDDIHLLFRKFVADFAHKYKMPPLKLDDDAVQLLQKFRWNGNIRQLRNVAEQISVLETNRDISLATLQSYLPTEGSNLPSVINDNKKESDFSTERDILYKVLFDMKSDLNDLKKLTLELMKNGTKVQDINPNLIQKIYGSQENESEIDFEEEPRTAVMTPTAREENYQMQDDNYLFAETIEEEEVLRLEQKEIEMIKKSLEKNKGKRKAAADELGISERTLYRKIKQFDL